From the genome of Cedecea lapagei, one region includes:
- a CDS encoding TetR/AcrR family transcriptional regulator, producing the protein MTKPAPLAATQPKRLRGHLRVAAITEAATRLFAEKGFDAVTMTEIAASSGTAIGSLYRFFPNKESLADALLLEYTREVNERLEALEASLAGVDIPTAADLFTRFVLSLQSQRTFALRLVEERGEHQAARLQFRDAMRGGFSRALQVAIPQLPPARAGLMTIVILQMLKGAAAANLNNEEERRAVIAEAQALLVLYLTTEKQRYVSV; encoded by the coding sequence ATGACAAAACCAGCGCCTTTAGCGGCAACCCAGCCTAAACGCCTGCGCGGCCATCTTCGCGTGGCGGCCATTACCGAAGCAGCAACCCGGCTCTTTGCCGAAAAGGGCTTTGACGCCGTGACTATGACCGAGATAGCGGCCAGCTCGGGCACGGCTATCGGCTCCTTGTATCGGTTTTTCCCGAACAAAGAGTCGCTTGCCGACGCGCTGCTGCTGGAGTACACCCGCGAGGTAAACGAAAGGCTAGAGGCGCTGGAAGCCAGCTTGGCAGGCGTTGATATTCCGACGGCGGCTGACCTGTTCACTCGCTTTGTGCTGTCGCTGCAGTCGCAGCGAACCTTTGCCCTGCGGCTGGTGGAGGAGCGCGGGGAGCATCAGGCCGCCAGGCTTCAGTTCAGGGACGCCATGCGCGGCGGCTTTTCCCGCGCGCTGCAGGTTGCTATCCCGCAATTACCTCCCGCCCGAGCAGGCCTGATGACCATCGTCATCCTGCAAATGCTTAAAGGCGCGGCGGCTGCCAATCTTAACAATGAAGAAGAGCGCAGAGCGGTGATCGCCGAAGCGCAGGCGCTGCTGGTTTTGTACCTGACAACGGAAAAGCAGCGCTATGTGAGCGTTTGA
- a CDS encoding HNH endonuclease → MTKNKEFNDYLEVITSQDICASSGFAAVKTSGAHLEFKGDTPVSTGKWKFAAPNDIDYLLIFHVQTDGPAKLWLGKVTTFEKVKGLKSKYNFYKFNISNAELIGVTTQQWKIFTNNGQASGVRYLQRKAVSPTSVIAEKMAMGIPPGNEYPKKICETRDVIERCEKVKEYALSRAKGQCQGCSNSVPPLLMDSGSVFLEVHHVRFLRDSGPDTVHNTVALCPRCHKKAHYSCDRQEFMEHLYEMNDFLVR, encoded by the coding sequence ATGACAAAAAATAAAGAGTTTAATGACTACCTCGAGGTTATTACCTCACAGGATATATGTGCTAGCTCGGGGTTTGCGGCAGTCAAAACCAGTGGCGCTCACCTCGAGTTTAAAGGTGACACTCCTGTTTCAACGGGTAAATGGAAATTCGCCGCACCAAATGATATAGATTATCTATTAATATTTCATGTGCAGACTGATGGTCCTGCAAAACTATGGCTAGGAAAAGTGACCACTTTCGAGAAGGTAAAAGGGCTTAAGAGTAAATATAATTTCTATAAGTTTAACATTAGTAATGCGGAACTGATCGGTGTGACCACCCAGCAGTGGAAGATATTCACTAATAATGGACAGGCGAGTGGTGTTCGATACTTGCAAAGAAAAGCTGTGAGTCCCACATCAGTAATAGCTGAAAAAATGGCAATGGGTATACCACCCGGTAATGAATATCCGAAAAAAATATGTGAGACTAGAGATGTAATAGAAAGATGTGAAAAGGTTAAAGAGTATGCCCTTTCACGTGCTAAAGGCCAGTGTCAGGGATGCTCTAACAGCGTACCTCCATTATTAATGGACTCTGGGTCAGTTTTTTTAGAGGTGCACCATGTGAGGTTTTTACGAGATTCAGGACCAGATACAGTACACAATACGGTCGCTCTATGTCCGCGTTGCCATAAAAAAGCCCATTATAGTTGTGACCGACAGGAGTTCATGGAACACCTTTATGAAATGAATGACTTCTTAGTTCGTTAG